A genomic segment from Sphingomonas astaxanthinifaciens DSM 22298 encodes:
- a CDS encoding iron-sulfur cluster assembly scaffold protein: MTREPPYTLEILRLAASLPLETGLEGADGTGEARSPTCGSRMTTMVRTEDGRIAAIAQSVTACAYGQASAALLQRWAPGRLTAEVIVMRAAVKAWLEGRGELPQGYEALRPVQERSGRHGAVLLPFDALLAALKEKA; this comes from the coding sequence ATGACCCGCGAGCCGCCCTACACGCTCGAGATCCTCCGGCTGGCGGCGTCGCTGCCGCTGGAGACCGGGCTCGAGGGGGCGGACGGGACGGGCGAGGCACGCTCGCCGACCTGCGGATCGCGGATGACGACGATGGTGCGGACCGAGGACGGGCGGATCGCCGCCATCGCGCAGTCCGTCACCGCCTGCGCCTACGGGCAGGCGAGCGCGGCGTTGCTCCAGCGCTGGGCGCCGGGGCGGCTGACCGCCGAAGTGATCGTGATGCGCGCGGCGGTGAAGGCATGGCTCGAGGGGCGGGGCGAGTTGCCTCAAGGCTATGAGGCGCTGCGGCCGGTGCAGGAGCGAAGCGGACGCCATGGCGCGGTGCTGCTGCCGTTCGACGCCCTGCTCGCCGCGCTCAAGGAGAAGGCATGA
- the cysS gene encoding cysteine--tRNA ligase: MIRLYDTAAREKREFTPREGKAIAIYVCGPTVYGRAHIGNARPPVVFDVLRRLLEHTYPDHGVTFARNITDVDDKIIAAAKEEGVEPSVITERFERYYLDDMRALGVRDPDIAPHATAEIGAMVAMIEGLVAKGHAYAAEGHVLFDVGSDADYGALSRRDREAMLAGARVEVAPYKKSPGDFVLWKPSAADMIGWESPWGRGRPGWHIECSAMIRAHLGETIDIHGGGIDLVFPHHENEAAQSRCAHGGAPLARFWLHNGFVDMGSEKMSKSLGNIVTPGELLAAGHKGEVLRLALLSAHYRSPLPWTESLIAQSKAVLDGWYRLLADLNSFIGDDPTDEIDWAFLEALRDDLNTAGAISRLNRLADHLRQLRNKWAHPADDSIEFVGIAENVQIFLNSARLLGLLGEDAETWFRGEGDSDIDARVAARTAAKQARNFAEADRIRDELKAEGILLEDGPGGTSWRRA; the protein is encoded by the coding sequence ATGATCCGCCTCTACGACACCGCCGCGCGCGAAAAGCGCGAATTCACGCCCCGCGAGGGCAAGGCCATCGCCATCTATGTCTGCGGTCCCACCGTCTATGGCCGCGCGCATATCGGCAATGCCCGTCCGCCGGTGGTGTTCGACGTGCTCCGCCGCCTGCTCGAACACACCTATCCCGACCATGGCGTGACCTTCGCGCGCAACATCACCGACGTCGACGACAAGATCATCGCCGCGGCGAAGGAGGAGGGGGTCGAGCCGTCGGTCATCACCGAGCGGTTCGAGCGCTATTACCTCGACGACATGCGTGCATTGGGCGTGCGCGATCCCGATATCGCGCCCCACGCCACCGCCGAAATCGGTGCGATGGTGGCGATGATCGAGGGGCTGGTGGCCAAGGGTCATGCCTATGCCGCCGAGGGGCATGTCCTGTTCGACGTGGGCTCGGACGCCGATTATGGCGCGCTGTCCAGGCGCGACCGCGAGGCGATGCTGGCCGGCGCGCGGGTCGAGGTCGCACCCTACAAGAAGAGTCCCGGGGACTTCGTCCTGTGGAAGCCGAGCGCGGCGGACATGATCGGCTGGGAAAGCCCGTGGGGCCGCGGCCGGCCGGGCTGGCACATCGAATGCTCGGCGATGATCCGCGCGCATCTGGGCGAAACCATCGACATTCATGGCGGGGGCATCGACCTCGTCTTCCCGCACCATGAGAATGAGGCCGCGCAAAGCCGCTGCGCCCACGGCGGCGCCCCGCTCGCCCGCTTCTGGCTGCACAATGGCTTCGTCGACATGGGCTCGGAGAAGATGAGCAAGAGCCTCGGCAATATCGTGACGCCGGGCGAATTGCTGGCCGCGGGGCACAAGGGCGAGGTGCTTCGGCTGGCGCTGCTCAGCGCGCATTATCGCTCGCCGCTGCCGTGGACCGAGAGCCTGATCGCGCAGAGCAAAGCGGTTTTGGACGGTTGGTACCGCCTGCTTGCGGATCTCAACTCATTCATCGGGGACGATCCGACGGACGAGATAGATTGGGCATTTCTTGAAGCGCTTCGTGATGACCTGAACACCGCAGGCGCGATCTCTCGTCTGAATCGCTTGGCCGACCATCTCCGACAGCTTCGCAACAAGTGGGCGCACCCGGCGGACGATAGTATCGAATTCGTCGGTATCGCTGAGAATGTCCAAATCTTCCTGAATTCTGCTCGTCTGTTGGGTCTTTTGGGCGAAGATGCAGAGACTTGGTTCCGGGGCGAAGGCGACAGCGACATCGACGCGCGGGTGGCGGCACGGACCGCGGCCAAGCAGGCACGGAACTTCGCCGAGGCCGACCGGATCCGGGACGAACTGAAGGCCGAGGGCATCCTCCTCGAGGACGGGCCGGGCGGGACGAGCTGGCGCCGCGCATGA
- a CDS encoding CvpA family protein: protein MTALDLFVLLLLGGGALVGFVRGFVQEALVLAAWAAGVAALVLFHARVAAAVSGLTDGPTAAAALAFVLLFLPAYLVMRFLAYRLGKSARASALGPFDRLLGGGFGMLKGLVGATLFFLLANLGTDMVYGTKAERPTWIRDSRTFPLLDASGRAMIATWNETRLKRNQAK from the coding sequence ATGACCGCGCTCGACCTCTTCGTTCTGCTACTCCTCGGCGGCGGCGCGCTGGTCGGGTTCGTGCGCGGGTTCGTGCAGGAGGCGCTGGTGCTCGCCGCCTGGGCCGCAGGGGTGGCGGCGCTGGTGCTGTTCCATGCGCGGGTGGCGGCGGCGGTGAGCGGGCTCACCGACGGGCCGACCGCGGCCGCGGCGCTCGCCTTCGTGCTGCTGTTCCTGCCCGCCTATCTCGTAATGCGCTTCCTCGCCTACCGGCTGGGGAAGAGCGCCCGGGCCTCGGCGCTCGGGCCGTTCGACCGGCTGCTCGGCGGCGGGTTCGGGATGCTCAAGGGGCTGGTCGGCGCGACGCTCTTCTTCCTGCTCGCCAATCTTGGCACCGACATGGTCTATGGCACCAAGGCCGAGCGGCCGACCTGGATCCGCGACAGCCGCACCTTTCCCCTCCTCGATGCCAGCGGACGGGCGATGATCGCCACCTGGAACGAGACCCGACTGAAGCGAAACCAAGCAAAATGA
- the radA gene encoding DNA repair protein RadA yields the protein MAKLKARYVCQACGSAQSRWQGQCPDCAEWNTLIQENAAPTVFSQKHDLSAGGRAVELVGLDAEVALPVRIETGVAEFDRAVGGGLVPGSAMLLAGDPGIGKSTLLLQVAAAIARAGKGAVYVSGEEAVDQVRLRALRLGLGTAPVQLASVTSVRDILTTLGSGPPPALLVIDSVQTMHSDLIEGAPGTVSQVRASAQELIRFAKDRGTALILVGHVTKDGSIAGPRVLEHMVDAVLGFEGERSHQYRILRAVKNRFGGTDEIGVFAMEGAGLAEVPNPSALFLTRRDDPVSGTAIFPALEGTRPVLVEIQALTVRLASGATPRRSAVGWDSSRLAMLLAVLEARCGVSFATAEVYLNVAGGYKLSDPAADLAVAAALVSALSERPVPAEAVVMGEVALSGEVRPAAHTQLRLKEAAKLGFEEAWVPGGVEASGIGVARFGQLRQLVEKVMGR from the coding sequence ATGGCCAAGCTCAAAGCCCGTTACGTCTGCCAGGCCTGCGGGTCGGCCCAGTCCCGCTGGCAGGGACAATGCCCCGATTGCGCCGAGTGGAACACGCTGATCCAGGAGAATGCGGCCCCGACCGTGTTCAGCCAGAAGCACGACCTGTCGGCGGGCGGCCGGGCGGTCGAGCTGGTCGGGCTCGACGCCGAGGTCGCGCTGCCGGTGCGGATCGAGACCGGCGTCGCCGAATTCGACCGCGCGGTCGGCGGCGGGCTGGTCCCGGGCTCGGCGATGCTGCTCGCGGGCGATCCCGGGATCGGCAAGTCGACCCTGCTGCTCCAGGTCGCCGCGGCGATCGCGCGGGCGGGCAAGGGCGCGGTCTACGTTTCGGGCGAGGAAGCGGTCGACCAGGTGCGCCTGCGCGCGCTCCGGCTGGGGCTGGGCACCGCGCCGGTGCAGCTCGCAAGCGTGACGAGCGTGCGCGACATCCTGACGACGCTCGGGAGCGGACCGCCGCCCGCGCTGCTGGTGATCGACAGCGTCCAGACGATGCATTCCGACCTCATCGAGGGGGCGCCGGGGACGGTCAGCCAGGTCCGCGCCAGCGCGCAGGAGCTGATCCGCTTCGCCAAGGACCGCGGCACCGCGCTGATCCTCGTCGGGCACGTCACCAAGGACGGCAGCATCGCGGGGCCGCGCGTGCTCGAGCACATGGTCGACGCGGTGCTGGGTTTCGAGGGCGAGCGGAGCCACCAGTATCGGATCCTCCGCGCGGTTAAGAACCGCTTCGGCGGGACCGACGAGATCGGGGTGTTCGCGATGGAAGGGGCGGGGCTGGCCGAGGTCCCCAATCCGAGCGCGCTGTTCCTCACCCGCCGCGACGATCCGGTCAGCGGGACCGCCATCTTCCCCGCGCTCGAGGGGACTCGGCCCGTGCTGGTCGAGATCCAGGCGCTGACGGTGCGGCTGGCGAGCGGGGCGACGCCGCGGCGCTCGGCGGTCGGCTGGGACAGTTCGCGCCTCGCGATGCTGCTGGCGGTGCTGGAAGCGCGCTGCGGGGTGAGCTTCGCGACCGCGGAAGTCTATCTGAACGTTGCGGGCGGCTACAAATTGAGCGACCCCGCGGCCGATCTCGCGGTGGCGGCGGCGCTGGTCTCGGCGCTGTCCGAGCGGCCGGTCCCGGCCGAGGCGGTGGTGATGGGCGAAGTCGCCCTGTCGGGCGAGGTCCGGCCGGCGGCGCACACCCAGCTCCGGCTCAAGGAAGCGGCCAAACTGGGCTTCGAGGAAGCCTGGGTGCCGGGCGGGGTCGAGGCGAGCGGGATCGGTGTCGCGCGGTTCGGGCAGCTTCGGCAACTGGTCGAGAAGGTGATGGGGCGGTAG
- a CDS encoding outer membrane protein, with protein sequence MTKYLLTAAVAALFATPAAAADFSGPRVEARLSYDRATLEATLSDGFTTESGSDKDSGIGLGAEAGYDAQVGGNFVVGGYVGGDWSSAAFTSDFDGTSSRLEAGRNLYLGVRAGAAVGPALLYAKGGLSRGRLKLVYDDGFDRVSDSTNRSGWHLGAGVEVGLGKAYVKGEYTHTEYNGSSFSDPDFGIDAKIDAKRDQLTAAVGFRF encoded by the coding sequence TTGACCAAGTATCTGCTGACGGCGGCCGTTGCTGCCCTCTTCGCCACGCCTGCCGCCGCGGCCGATTTTTCGGGTCCGCGCGTCGAGGCTCGTCTGTCCTATGATCGCGCCACGCTCGAAGCGACGCTGTCGGACGGCTTCACCACCGAGTCGGGCAGCGACAAGGACAGCGGGATCGGCCTCGGCGCCGAAGCCGGCTACGACGCGCAGGTCGGCGGCAACTTCGTCGTCGGCGGCTATGTCGGTGGCGACTGGAGCTCGGCTGCCTTCACCAGCGATTTCGACGGCACCAGTTCGCGCCTCGAAGCCGGCCGCAACCTCTACCTCGGCGTGCGCGCCGGCGCGGCCGTCGGCCCGGCCCTGCTCTATGCCAAGGGCGGCCTCAGCCGCGGTCGCCTGAAGCTGGTCTACGATGACGGCTTCGACCGGGTCAGCGACAGCACCAACCGCAGTGGCTGGCACCTCGGCGCCGGTGTCGAGGTCGGCCTCGGCAAGGCCTATGTGAAGGGTGAGTACACCCACACCGAATATAATGGCTCGAGCTTCAGCGACCCCGACTTCGGCATCGACGCCAAGATCGACGCCAAGCGCGACCAGCTGACGGCGGCGGTCGGCTTCCGCTTCTAA
- a CDS encoding alpha/beta fold hydrolase — MPYAKAKDGTMLYYKDWGRGDPVVLMHGWPLTGDTFDDLAIKLVEAGKRCIIPDRRGFGRSEQPWDGHDYDTYADDVAAILEDAGINQPVALVGFSMGGGEVARFLSKQGKGRVSAAVLASSVVPKVAQSDDWPDGVPQSALDDVTKQMKEDRAGFLQTFLKQFYGVGFLEHPVSQGVLDAGFQQGMMSGARPFYAAAAAWAGTDFRPDLPAFEGVPTLILHGTSDKNVPIEGTGRKAAEALPHATLIEYDGSPHGIFETDKERFCKDVVEFLTRETRGTTADTSASAIPLTN, encoded by the coding sequence ATGCCCTATGCCAAGGCCAAGGACGGCACCATGCTCTATTACAAGGACTGGGGACGCGGCGATCCGGTCGTCCTGATGCACGGCTGGCCGCTGACCGGCGACACCTTCGACGATCTCGCGATCAAGCTGGTCGAGGCCGGCAAGCGCTGCATCATCCCCGACCGCCGCGGCTTTGGCCGTTCGGAGCAGCCGTGGGACGGCCACGACTACGATACTTACGCCGACGACGTCGCGGCGATCCTCGAGGATGCCGGGATCAACCAGCCGGTCGCGCTGGTCGGCTTCTCGATGGGCGGCGGCGAGGTCGCGCGCTTCCTCTCCAAGCAGGGCAAGGGCCGGGTCAGCGCCGCGGTGCTCGCCAGCTCGGTCGTCCCCAAGGTCGCGCAAAGCGACGACTGGCCCGACGGCGTGCCGCAGTCGGCGCTCGACGACGTCACCAAGCAGATGAAGGAGGATCGCGCGGGCTTCCTGCAGACCTTCCTCAAGCAGTTCTACGGGGTCGGCTTCCTCGAGCATCCGGTCAGCCAGGGCGTGCTCGACGCGGGCTTCCAGCAGGGCATGATGAGCGGCGCCCGCCCCTTCTACGCCGCCGCGGCGGCCTGGGCCGGGACCGACTTCCGCCCCGACCTCCCCGCCTTCGAGGGCGTACCGACGCTGATCCTCCACGGAACGAGCGACAAGAACGTCCCCATCGAGGGCACCGGCCGCAAGGCCGCCGAGGCGCTGCCGCACGCGACGCTGATCGAATATGACGGCAGCCCTCACGGCATATTCGAGACCGACAAGGAGCGCTTCTGCAAGGACGTGGTCGAGTTCCTCACCCGCGAGACGCGCGGCACCACCGCCGACACGAGCGCCAGCGCCATCCCGCTGACGAATTGA
- a CDS encoding pyridoxal-dependent decarboxylase, exosortase A system-associated, translating to MKAMGPIPAGFAAGADGDLLIGRARASDLVREGTPVFAYDRDRIEEQIRLFRAAMPSYPGLKLHYAVKANPNPDLLSFIQPLVDGFDVASEREWHEVVRWDPMPISWAGPGKTELNVMDAVCRGVTLNIESEREFKLALQFWDREVRPPQIAVRVNPPFGLKGSGMKMGGLASQFGVDHERVAPLVRRIIEAGAEWRGLHVYAGSQSLSAEAVSEMQRATVGLAAEIATEVGATPPEVNLGGGFGIPYFAGDEELDIWAVGAALKETLDARPAILGDTKFVIELGRWLVGEAGVYLTRVVDRKVSRGKTFLVVDGGLHHMLAASGNFGQLLRRNYPVAVANRFGAEAEEEVTVVGCLCTPLDLLADEVMLPRAEVGDVIAIFCAGAYGLSASPQAFLSQAEAREVLV from the coding sequence ATGAAGGCGATGGGGCCGATCCCGGCGGGCTTTGCGGCGGGCGCCGACGGCGATTTGCTAATTGGTCGCGCACGCGCCAGCGATCTGGTGCGCGAGGGCACCCCGGTCTTTGCTTACGACCGTGACCGGATCGAGGAGCAGATCCGGCTGTTTCGCGCAGCCATGCCTTCTTATCCGGGGCTCAAGCTGCACTATGCCGTGAAGGCCAATCCGAACCCCGACCTGCTGAGCTTCATTCAGCCGTTGGTGGATGGCTTCGACGTGGCCTCCGAACGCGAGTGGCATGAGGTCGTGCGGTGGGACCCCATGCCCATCAGCTGGGCGGGACCGGGGAAGACGGAATTGAACGTCATGGATGCGGTCTGTCGCGGAGTGACGTTGAATATCGAGAGCGAGCGCGAGTTCAAGCTGGCGCTACAGTTTTGGGATCGCGAAGTTCGGCCGCCGCAAATTGCCGTCCGGGTCAATCCGCCATTCGGGCTCAAGGGCTCGGGCATGAAGATGGGTGGCCTCGCGAGCCAATTCGGGGTGGATCACGAGCGCGTGGCCCCGCTGGTGCGGCGGATCATCGAGGCCGGGGCGGAGTGGCGCGGGCTGCATGTCTATGCGGGTTCGCAGTCGCTGAGCGCCGAGGCGGTGAGCGAAATGCAGCGGGCGACGGTCGGGCTGGCAGCGGAGATCGCGACCGAGGTCGGGGCGACCCCGCCCGAGGTCAATCTCGGCGGCGGGTTCGGCATTCCCTATTTTGCCGGCGACGAGGAGCTCGACATCTGGGCGGTGGGGGCGGCGCTCAAGGAGACGCTGGACGCGCGGCCTGCGATCCTCGGCGACACGAAGTTCGTGATCGAGCTGGGGCGCTGGCTGGTTGGCGAGGCGGGGGTCTACCTGACCCGGGTGGTCGACCGGAAGGTGAGCCGCGGCAAGACCTTCCTGGTGGTCGACGGGGGGCTTCATCACATGCTCGCGGCGTCGGGCAATTTCGGGCAGCTCCTCCGGCGCAACTATCCGGTGGCGGTGGCGAACCGGTTCGGGGCCGAGGCGGAGGAAGAAGTGACCGTGGTCGGCTGCCTCTGCACCCCGCTCGATCTGCTGGCCGACGAGGTCATGCTGCCGCGCGCCGAGGTCGGCGACGTGATCGCGATCTTCTGCGCGGGAGCCTATGGGTTGAGCGCGAGTCCGCAGGCGTTTTTGAGCCAGGCTGAAGCGAGGGAAGTGCTGGTTTAG
- a CDS encoding AMP-binding protein: MTGPDPTPRPLDHLTLRGERDARALRVGAETLTHAALEEAVARTAHRLLALGLEPGDRVASWMGKTRLACVAPLAAARAGLVHVPINPVLRRAQAEHILADSGTRLLVANRARLETLEARPEMAMALEDWEEGTDALPPSDHAPDTLAALLYTSGSTGRPKGVMLSHANLWLGAVSVAHYLGLRTDDRTLCVLPLAFDYGQNQLLSTWAAGGEAIAFDYLLPRDVVRAVARTAATVLAGVPPLWVQLAEQEWGASGASLRTLTNSGGHMPEALVRRLRGLFPQAKLHLMYGLTEAFRSASLDPRQVDEKPDAVGTAIPFAELSVRRTDGSEAEAGEEGELVHAGPLVAQGYWNDPERTAQRFRNGAVWSGDRAVVGTDGLLRIRGRDDAMIKVSGHRISPSEIEEAAMASGAVEDAAVFGVKDERLGQRIVLVAVAKGEGAEERLAAWFAAELPAHMRPGEIRWVEALPLSPNGKIDRAALSAEIAT, from the coding sequence ATGACCGGCCCCGATCCCACGCCCCGTCCGCTCGACCACCTGACCTTGCGCGGGGAGCGCGATGCGCGCGCGCTGCGGGTGGGGGCGGAGACGCTGACCCATGCCGCGCTCGAGGAGGCGGTCGCGCGGACCGCGCACCGGCTGCTGGCGCTGGGGCTGGAGCCGGGCGACCGGGTGGCGAGCTGGATGGGCAAGACGAGGCTCGCCTGCGTGGCTCCGCTGGCGGCGGCGCGCGCGGGGCTGGTGCATGTGCCGATCAACCCGGTGCTTCGGCGGGCGCAGGCCGAGCATATCCTTGCTGACAGCGGGACGCGGCTGCTGGTCGCCAATCGCGCGCGGCTGGAGACGCTCGAGGCGCGGCCGGAGATGGCGATGGCGCTGGAGGATTGGGAGGAGGGAACGGACGCGCTTCCCCCGTCCGATCATGCGCCCGATACCCTCGCGGCCCTGCTCTACACCAGCGGCTCGACCGGGCGGCCCAAGGGCGTGATGCTGAGCCACGCGAACCTGTGGCTGGGGGCGGTGAGCGTGGCGCATTATCTCGGGCTGCGCACCGACGACCGGACCCTGTGCGTGCTGCCGCTGGCGTTCGATTATGGGCAGAACCAGCTGCTCTCGACCTGGGCGGCGGGGGGCGAGGCGATCGCCTTCGACTATCTCCTGCCGCGCGACGTGGTGCGGGCAGTCGCGCGGACCGCGGCGACGGTGCTCGCGGGGGTGCCGCCCTTGTGGGTGCAGCTTGCCGAGCAGGAGTGGGGGGCGAGCGGCGCGAGTTTGCGGACGCTGACCAACAGCGGCGGGCATATGCCCGAGGCGCTGGTGCGGCGGCTGCGGGGGCTGTTCCCGCAGGCGAAGTTGCATCTCATGTACGGACTGACCGAGGCATTTCGTTCGGCGAGCCTCGACCCTCGCCAAGTGGACGAGAAGCCCGATGCGGTGGGGACGGCCATCCCCTTCGCCGAGTTGTCGGTGCGGCGCACGGACGGGAGCGAGGCTGAGGCGGGCGAGGAGGGCGAGCTGGTCCATGCCGGGCCGCTGGTGGCGCAGGGTTACTGGAACGATCCCGAGCGCACGGCGCAGCGCTTCCGGAACGGTGCGGTGTGGTCGGGGGACCGGGCGGTCGTCGGGACCGACGGGCTGCTGCGGATCCGCGGCCGCGACGACGCGATGATCAAGGTGTCGGGGCACCGCATTTCCCCAAGCGAGATCGAGGAAGCGGCGATGGCGAGCGGGGCGGTCGAAGACGCGGCGGTCTTCGGGGTCAAGGACGAGCGGCTGGGGCAACGGATCGTGCTGGTCGCGGTGGCGAAGGGCGAGGGGGCCGAGGAAAGGCTGGCCGCCTGGTTCGCCGCCGAGCTGCCCGCGCACATGCGGCCGGGCGAGATCCGCTGGGTCGAAGCGCTGCCCTTGTCGCCCAACGGCAAGATCGACCGGGCGGCGCTCAGCGCGGAGATTGCGACATGA
- a CDS encoding acyl carrier protein — MAAKPQPSLLDRDSALRALLADTLGLPATRVAAFDERTELFGALPEFDSMAVANLLTGIEEQFDVLIEDSDVEAEDFMTFGSLSAFVERLVRA, encoded by the coding sequence ATGGCCGCCAAGCCCCAGCCCTCGCTCCTCGACCGCGACTCCGCGCTGCGTGCGCTCCTGGCCGACACCCTCGGCCTCCCCGCCACCCGCGTCGCCGCTTTCGACGAGCGAACCGAGCTGTTCGGCGCCCTCCCCGAATTCGATTCCATGGCGGTCGCCAACCTCCTCACCGGCATCGAGGAGCAGTTCGACGTCCTGATCGAGGACAGCGACGTCGAAGCCGAGGATTTCATGACCTTCGGCAGCCTCAGCGCTTTCGTGGAGCGGCTGGTAAGGGCCTAG
- the trxB gene encoding thioredoxin-disulfide reductase, protein MSETIHSRMIILGSGPAGLTAAIYAARAGLKPIVIQGIQPGGQLTTTTDVENYPGFREVIQGPWLVEEMQAQAEHVGTRMIWDHIERVELNGRPFRLIGDSGTTYLADTLVIATGAQAKWLGLPSEEHMKGKGASACATCDGFFYRGKKVAVIGGGNTAVEEALYLTNHSDDVTLIHRRDSLRAEKILQDRLFAHKSIKVIWNSEVEEFLSGGEPEALVGLRLKNRVTGEHQDIAVDGAFVAIGHKPATELFAGQLELDSDGYLAVETGSTRTNIPGVFACGDVMDKVYRQAVTAAGTGCMAALDAERFLAAEEYAELQAAE, encoded by the coding sequence ATGAGCGAGACCATCCACAGCCGCATGATCATCCTCGGCTCGGGCCCGGCGGGCCTGACGGCGGCCATTTACGCCGCCCGCGCGGGGCTGAAGCCGATCGTCATCCAGGGCATCCAGCCCGGCGGCCAGCTGACCACCACCACCGACGTCGAGAATTATCCCGGCTTTCGCGAGGTCATCCAGGGCCCCTGGCTGGTCGAGGAGATGCAGGCGCAGGCCGAGCATGTCGGCACCCGCATGATCTGGGACCATATCGAGCGGGTCGAGCTGAACGGCCGCCCGTTCCGGCTGATCGGCGACAGCGGCACCACCTATCTCGCCGACACGCTCGTCATCGCGACCGGCGCCCAGGCCAAGTGGCTGGGGCTGCCGAGCGAGGAGCATATGAAGGGCAAGGGGGCATCCGCCTGCGCGACCTGCGACGGCTTCTTCTATCGCGGCAAGAAGGTGGCGGTGATCGGCGGCGGCAATACCGCGGTCGAGGAGGCGCTCTACCTCACCAACCACAGCGACGACGTGACCCTCATCCACCGCCGCGATTCGCTGCGCGCCGAGAAGATCCTCCAGGACCGGCTGTTCGCGCACAAGTCGATCAAGGTCATCTGGAACAGCGAGGTCGAGGAATTCCTGTCGGGCGGCGAACCCGAGGCGCTGGTCGGATTGCGGCTCAAGAACCGGGTGACGGGCGAGCATCAGGACATCGCTGTCGACGGCGCGTTCGTCGCGATCGGCCACAAGCCCGCGACCGAGCTCTTCGCCGGGCAGCTCGAGCTGGATTCGGACGGTTATCTGGCGGTCGAGACCGGCTCGACCCGCACCAACATCCCCGGCGTGTTCGCCTGCGGCGACGTCATGGACAAGGTCTACCGCCAGGCGGTGACGGCGGCGGGCACGGGCTGCATGGCGGCGCTGGACGCCGAGCGGTTCCTGGCGGCCGAGGAGTATGCGGAACTGCAGGCGGCGGAGTAA
- a CDS encoding MauE/DoxX family redox-associated membrane protein → MNSESPSITPRATLVRMVMPTHVCPFGLKALHLLKSRGYQVEDRHLTTREEVDAYKWEQGVKTTPQVFINGERIGGHDDLRRFLGLRVAEPGATSYRPVAALFGMTAAMALVLSLAVYGTPLTVRAGEWFVALSMCVLALLKLQDVEKFSSMFLNYDLLAKRWVPYAYAYPWLEALAGVLMLGGVLNWLSVPVALFIGGIGAVSVFKAVYVDKRELKCACVGGSSNVPLGFVSLTENLGMVAMAVWMMVSM, encoded by the coding sequence ATGAATAGCGAATCACCCTCCATCACCCCGCGTGCCACCCTCGTCCGGATGGTCATGCCGACCCATGTCTGCCCGTTCGGGCTGAAGGCGCTGCATCTCCTCAAGAGCCGCGGCTACCAGGTCGAGGACCGTCACCTGACGACCCGCGAGGAAGTCGACGCCTACAAGTGGGAGCAGGGGGTCAAGACCACGCCCCAGGTGTTCATCAACGGCGAGCGGATCGGCGGACACGACGACCTTCGCCGCTTCCTCGGCCTCCGAGTCGCCGAGCCCGGGGCGACCAGTTACCGCCCGGTCGCGGCGCTGTTCGGGATGACCGCGGCCATGGCGCTGGTGCTGAGCCTGGCGGTGTACGGAACGCCGCTGACGGTGCGCGCGGGCGAGTGGTTCGTGGCGCTGTCGATGTGCGTGCTCGCGCTGCTGAAGCTTCAGGACGTCGAGAAATTCTCATCGATGTTCCTCAACTACGACCTGCTGGCCAAGCGCTGGGTCCCTTATGCTTATGCCTATCCCTGGCTCGAGGCGCTGGCGGGCGTGCTGATGCTGGGCGGGGTGCTGAACTGGCTGTCGGTGCCGGTGGCGCTGTTCATCGGCGGGATCGGCGCGGTGAGCGTGTTCAAGGCGGTCTATGTCGACAAGCGCGAATTGAAATGCGCCTGCGTCGGGGGATCGTCGAACGTGCCTTTGGGCTTCGTCTCGTTGACCGAGAACCTCGGCATGGTGGCGATGGCGGTCTGGATGATGGTGTCGATGTGA
- a CDS encoding MerR family transcriptional regulator encodes MADLTIARLARSAGVGVETIRYYQRRGLLAVPAAAGAVRRYGESDVQRLRFIRAAQAAGFTLEEIGRLLAFDPVADRPSIRALAEERVAALDARIRELEEARAALARLARQCGSGASGPCPIVEAFEG; translated from the coding sequence ATGGCCGATCTCACCATCGCCCGGCTTGCCCGGTCCGCCGGCGTTGGCGTCGAGACCATTCGCTATTACCAGCGCAGGGGATTGCTCGCGGTTCCCGCCGCGGCGGGCGCGGTGCGCCGCTATGGCGAGAGCGACGTCCAGCGCTTGCGCTTTATCCGCGCGGCCCAAGCCGCGGGCTTCACGCTCGAGGAGATCGGCCGCCTGCTCGCCTTCGATCCGGTCGCCGACCGCCCGTCGATCCGCGCGCTCGCCGAGGAACGGGTGGCCGCGCTCGACGCCAGGATCCGCGAGCTCGAGGAGGCGCGCGCCGCGCTCGCCCGCCTCGCACGCCAGTGCGGCAGCGGCGCCAGCGGCCCCTGCCCCATCGTCGAAGCCTTTGAAGGCTAG